GTTTTGGACCGCTCTAGGAAATAATAGCCGGctaatgtatatgttttgtatattaagtataaatatacttaattatacatataataaacataaatatacatagtcagtgtatatgttttgtatattttggctagcacCCGTAAATAATTTCGGCCGAAGGGTCAAAAATGAAAAAAGCCCTAAATTTATTGCTCGAACTTTTTACTCatcgaaaagaaaaaaattatgctCGAGTTTAACTTAAACAGGGCTGTTTTTCTTCGACATGATCCATCTTAAGTGTTTGAGATGACATAAATGATCCGATAATTGATAGGTCTTAAGTGACCAGTTTTGAATGTTTTTGAACAATTGAAGTTTTTTTCAATCATATGAAGGTTTTAACCAAGCTGAATCTCAAACCTTTAtccccccattttttttttgttgggttgATAAAATGAATCTCTAACCTTTCTGATGCACATTTATGATCTACCCCAGCAATTGAACATAAAGTTGTAATTTTCCTATGAGTTATATCTCCAATATGAATATCTAATCTTGCTGATGCACACTTCATGATCTACAGGATTGGTCAGACATTGTGTTTGGAATATCTGAAGATATTGATTTCATTGCAGTCTCATTTGTAAAAGATGCCGATGCAATCAAGCATCTGAGGGACTACCTCGCAACTAAATCCTCCAAGTAAGTCAAGTGAGCaaaagatttgtttttttttaacttatcaATTATCTCCCACCTCTGTCCTTTACCTTAACCGCATAAATTTTGGTCCACTTATAGCTGCATTCCTCATCATTGAATTAGTATTGCTCTGTCTATTTACTACTCTCTCTGTCTCATTTCATCtgactctctttccttttttagtCGGCCCTAAAAAGAGTGACATTCTGTATTTAGAAACAACTTTATTTTAAacttaccattttacccttaatgagatgatttatagccacacaaatatgaCTTGGCTTGTTTTAGACTACTAGTTTCAAAAGGCTTCAtttcattcttaaactccgtgctcaGTCAAACACCTTCAAATAAATTGGGACGGTGGGAGTATAATTTTTCACCTAGATTCAAAGAGTACTTGGGATCATGAAAACTTTCTGGGTTTGATCGCAGGGCAATAAAAGTGTTGGCGAAGATAGAGAGCCTAGAGTCTCTTCGAAGGTTGGAAGAGATTGTTGAGGCTTCTGATGGGATTATGATAGCAAGGGGAGATCTAGGAGTTGAGATTCCGCTCGAACAGATTCCATCTGTTCAGGAAGAAATTACTTATGTTTGCAGGCAGCTAAACAAGCCCGTTATCGTGGCCTCTCAACTTCTAGAATCAATGGTCGAATACCCAACTCCAACACGAGCAGAGGTACTGACCTTTTTTTCCTAGTGAAATTTTTTGCGTTTAGTAAAACTTAATCTCTTCCTGTTTTACCATTTGTCAGTACTTTCTAGTTTTCTTGTTTCAATGCTGATAATGTATTCCTACTAATGAGAAGCTATTTAATGTGATAGGTTGCAGATATTTCCGAAGCGGTACGACAATATGCTGATGCATTGATGTTATCTGGTGAGTCAGCCATTGGATCATATGGAATGAAGGCTCTTTCTGTCTTGCGTACAACTAGCACCCGAATGGAACAATCATGTCGTGAAGAGAACAGGCAAACTTTGTTGCATCAGTGTGCATTTGGAGTATCTTTGCCAGATCAAATTGCTGAGCAAATCTGCAATTGTGCAGTGGAAATGGGTAATTTCCCTCTCCTTCCCTTTACTGCATCCATGGGTGTGTTTTTATGTgtcaataattgcatattttgtTAGTTTGTTGAATATAAAATATCAAGGAAATTGAAGGAATAATGATCCTGATGTCTGTTAAAGTGTGTGACCATTTTCATCTAAAAAATTTAGAGAGAACAGACTTTTAATTATTGAATTATATCTTTAACACCCCTCACGTGTGGCCTTATTCTTTTTCATTGGCCAAGAACGTGAACATTCTTGTTGATAATGGATGACAGTGAGATTTGAACTCATTACTCTTGCCTGCTTTGACACCATATTGAATTGTATGACCATCTCAGCTAAAATCCAAAACTATTACAAGATGAGAGAGCATACCTTTTTTATGTACTTAACTATCTAATGTCTCAACAACCTGTTTGTCATTGATCTTAACCAATTTCTTTTTTACATACTCCAGCTGACAACCTAGGGGTGGATGCTATATTTGTGTACACAAGGCAGGGGAAGATGGCGTCTCTTCTTTCGCGCAACCGTCCAAATCCTCCTATATTTGCCTTCACGAACGACAACAGCACGCGGATGGCTCTCAATTTGCAGTGGGGAGTTACTCCCCTTCTCACTGACCTGTCAGACGACATGGAAGGAAACGTTAAGAAAACTGTCGAACTTATAAAAGCTAAGGGGATGATAAAGAAGGATGATGCTATTTTGGTGGTATCAGATATCATCCCAATTTCTGCCGCCCGGACAATTTTCCAGTCCATTCAGGTTATGACCATAACATAGGATATCTTTAAGCAGATATTGCATTATTTCCTGTATGTTTGGAAGAGAGACTTTTTTACTATTTTGAGTATATGCCATATTCTATTCATATCAAGCAAAGCAAGTTCTTGAACTTCAGCTCTGTTTCTTGCTGTTTTGGCAaattgaatttgttttcaaattcaCTCTTACTGATTCAATTAGTTGATTATTAATTAAATGAGATGTTTAAGACAGATAAAGGATAATTTAGGCAAATATTCTTATAATTACGGCTTTCAAAATGTCTTTCTTAGCAGGAGTGCAAAAATCTTAAAAGACGGAGTAACATTTTGTCTTTGGTCCATTTTGTGCAGAGCAGTGAGGTTCAAGTTGAAATTTATTATTTGTATGGTACAAAAAGAGTAGCCAATGATGATTTACGAGTCAAGCTAATTGTAACATAATTGAATAGTCAATAATGTAAGTACTGGTAAATGTCCAAATATTTCAAGGAGAGAGAGTCAACAGCACATTGCGTATATTTCTGTAAAAATTAAACCAGTAGGTGTGTCGTGCATGTTTCTGCACCAGTTTGACGGCtctatttcaatttttttaaagtcaTTGATTGCAACAATATCTGTTTTATTTGATTTCATATTTTGGTTTTTAGTTCAAAGATTTTTTATTAAACATTTCATGTGAAGATGAGCCAATTAAAAAGATGCGTTTGGTCAAGTTGGTTAAGAGACTTGAGCAATTGTGGAAGAGTCCAAAGTCCAAGGCAACTCTCCGACTTGTGAGCTAACAAGTATTTCCCAAGTTTgttttatataaaatggtttcTTCTTCCTCCATTGATTGATTTTGTTTGCTTAACAGAATAACAAGTTACTATATTGGGGGATAAAATTATAAATTCCTTCgctcatttgttttttttttttaaatcatgtcATATTCAAAGTCTACCCAACTAATCCCCATCCCGCCGGATAAATAGTATGGTGGAGTTAGAATTTTCAATACgagaattcaaaatataaagtagtaaacatacgaagaagttaAGGGAATTCAATACCTAAATCTAAATTTGGaccttatatatatcaatataattTTTTGACTAAAGAGATTCAGATGAACCCTTGAGGTATCCTAGCTACGCCCATACGCATTAGGACGGTTGAAATTTTCTATAAAAAAATTCTCCATTGCTAAATCTCGAATCTGATCATACTACTAATTAAGAGTAAATGAATCACAACTATCTAAAAACACTCTTATATAGAATGAGTTTAGAGGTTTTTTACTCTTTCGCGAGATTGTAAACACATACATAGAGCTTGTTGTTGCCGATGATGGATGTTGTAAAactcattttaaaaaaatataaaattgaaaTATCATTTTCTTGCgaaaagaaaatcatttttctttctaTAATTGCTACATCCGAATCTACTACTGCTTTTTTGTCATACATGGATGATAAGTCCAAGAAAGCAATAATAATTTATCGTGCAAGAAATATCAAATTGCTATCGTTGTTATTGACGGCTATTATTAGCCTTCTCGAAGACCTCATGAGTCACCTCAGAATAATTTTAATTAATCTTTTAGGAAAAATATACTCCGTATTACAATATTCATACTTTTTTATTAAGCTGTTTTTCCTATTTTGCAGGTGACAAACAATTTAAATGGAGTACTATATTCTAGTAGGTAACATGTATTCTTGTCAGAGACGgattcaggatttaaattttataggtttaatcttaagatttttagcattgaacccattatatttataaagttaAGGGTTCATTTTtactatttattataattttaataattttttacacataaatttagacTCCACgtcgaaagtttggggttcagttGAACCCCAACCTTGTAGGCTAGATTCGCCTCTGATTCTTGTCTAGGTTACCGATATGATTTTTCATGTACTTCTAAGTTATAACAACGTATATTTTTTAGGAGAAGCGAGAAGGCAAAACTTCTTTTTAAATTAGTGTATAAAGTTAGAGCCCTTCCTAATTTCTTTGGTATTTTATGGTGAATCTAATGAGTTTGTAGATTTAAAACCTCTAAATTAATTCACACTATTAGAAGTAAATTATAGATTCTCATAAAATtgctactccctctgtttcactCTGTTTGGTTAATTCGGAGTACGAGGGTCCAACTAACTAATGTTTGATGCGAATTCATATATAAATCTTCAAACTTATATATTTAGAAGTTACGTAAAAAGTATTAGTATAATTTACAATAGTTGACAAGTCAAAAATATTTAGGACGTAGTTAAAAAAGATTATGGTTAAAGAAAATTACTACTACTGTATTTCTTTTGATTCCTTTAAAGAAGGCTATTAATAGTAATTATGTGAATCAAAATCTTGATTCCTAAAATAGTGAAACAAAAAAATGAATATGAGAAAAAACGGGCCAAACATTTTTTGGAAACCTTTTGCAGGAAAAAAAAACTGGTTGGTTGATTGGTGCAGCGCAAGCAATTATCTTGGAAAGCGACACATATGATCACTATTCGGGTCTATAGTTATGACTTATGGCTACAAAATTGCCAAGTCATTGCTGAAAAATTCTAAGGTACACACAACACAACAAACTGGTGGAGTAAGAAAGAGAAACAGTAATTCCACAGTTTCACTAATGAAGCTTCTTGAATTCTAGCTAACTTAATACAATACTCCTATCTTAATGGAATTTCAGTTTCTTTgatatttttatttcatttagaTTAAATTAGATCATCCAAAAAATGGCTTCTTTACAGTTATTGAAGTCTCCATTAATCTCATTTTCTCAGTCAAAATCTAGTAGTTTTTCTACTATGGTTGGAAGGAGGAGGATATTGGGTGTGAGGTTTCAAAGGAAAAATCCAATCTTGAAGACATTTGTTGATACTAAGTTTAGGGTTAGTTGTAGACTTCAAGACAGTGATAACCAGAGTAATGGTAATCTTTTTTTAACTTGGAATTTGTTTCTTTAGCAGTAGTGGATATTGATATTTTTCTGTTCAGTTTATTTAGTTTTTCATTCTTGGAGATGGTGTGTTTGAGGTTTGATATAAGAGATATGTTACTTGTTGCATGCTAGAGAGGAAAACTTATAAGTTCTCTGAATAACTTATTAGTAGCCAGGCACTAGGTTTTGAGAAATGAGAGGTTGAATTATTGGTGGCTAGATTAGAAAGCAAATTCTGATTAGTTAAAATGAATATCAGTTGAAATTGATTGAGGAAGGAGAGTTGCCTACCTATGAGGTTCAATGGGTTGAAAGTGCAGGCTGTGAGAAACTGAGAATTAAGAAAAAGGATAAGTATTTTAGGCAAAGAAGGAAAGCGTTAAACGGAGAATTATATACTGGACTGGCTATCGGGTGGCCTATCCTCCGTTAGTCAATTCCATAGTGATTGAGAAATTTAGCTTCTGCTGTGAAGTATATATACAGCTTAAGCTCGATGTAACCAAATCCGAAAGTCAAGTCCTTGAATGTAATTGGCTATGATTGAATGACCGAAATGACTGAATTGACTTGCCTCATGACAATAGCGAATCACTTAAACTATCTGGAAGCTTCTAATTTCACGCCGTGTTAGGATTTTGTAGCTTTTACTTGAATATACTCTTGCTTTATATGAAAAGACCTCAAATACGATGTTGGTATTCACAGGTGAAGAACCTCCAGAGTCATTGTTTATGAAAGAGTTGAGAAGACGTGGCATGACTCCAACTTCATTGCTTGAGGAGACAAACACAAACATCAAAGAAGACGAGAAGACAAATACTAGGGAAGAAGATGGAGGTTTCTATAGAAGAAATGCACTGTCAACAGATTCTGGAAGAAATTTGACTAATCAAAGGGAACAGTCTATGGCACTGAATAGCGAAGGCCTTGAGGTGGGCAGGCTTCCTCCTTATACATTATTTGGATTTTGGTCCTAAATGTTCATGTACAAGAATGAAGTCGTGCAGTTTGTTCTTGACCTGCTATATTATGAGTCTCTCCCTCCACTTTAAACTTGGCATGGTTTCTAAAGAAAACAATAATACTAATATTAGCTGTTACCATTTCTTGACTTTGTGTTTTGAAGAATAAAATAGAGAAAAAAGTGTGTGGAGAAGTATGACTTACTAAAGGGAAAGTAGGATTTTCCTATTTTGAGATAGGAGTTGCAGTTGTGTAATAAACAACAAGTAATCATATGAAAGATGTGCAAAGAGTCATTGGCTATGTTATTTCACACATTTTATGTCTTACATGCAATATATGGATTTGTAACTAATGAGCACGCATCTTTATATGCTATATCTGCAGGGTTTGATTCCACGGGCAAAACTTTTGCTTACTCTTGGTGGAACATTCTTTTTGGCATTTTGGCCGTTGATCCTTGTCACTATTGCAGCTTTCGCGGCTTGTTACCTGGTAATTGATTCCTTTGATCTTTGGTTTGCATCCTTATGATGTCTTTGTGATTTAGGGGCAACTGCAATTAGTTAATTTGTGTATTTTACCTTTTTGCTAACCCAAGTTTGTTGGGCTTCTTATCTTTGTTCTGGAATGACTTCCAAAATCCCAAAAAAGGACAAAGAACTTTTCTTTGTTCTTGTATGATACTTGTCCAGCTGTTCATGTGCCTTTTCTTTTAGCTCGGACATGTATAGTTTACACAATATTAAACTTCCAATATCTGGAGCAAGGGTTTATCCCTCTTTCACGAACTTGCAGGTTAAATGTTATGTGGGATTAAATGTTGAGATTTGGGAAATTACTGGTGGTATCTGCTTATTGTTGTAACCATCATGTTCAAGGGATTGCCTAGTGGTAAATACGCTTTGACCTTGGGTTTTGTGGACAGATAGGAATAGGAGATGTTTCGATAGTGTATCAACTCTTATGAAAGCCAGGTGCTTAATGTCTCTGTTTAGCTGGCACAATTTGTCCCCTGTAGATTCTCATGACAAATATTTTAACTTTGTTAGCTACCTGGACCCACTCGTCTAActcagtttcttttttttttttttttttgtttcttgttttAACTTTTGCATCTACTTGATGCCATCAGTGAAACTATTTACTTCATCAAAATTTAAAACAAATAACAAGACCCTTCGACCCGCAACCttatgtttggagggtcgtgtcactaacagagggaagtgggaaaGGGCTATAGTTGGGCTCCTGAGTAGGGGGACTTTAGGGGAATGGGGTTTACCACATCAGATAAGAAAACAAATTAGAATAAAATGACTGCAGCAAAATGAGGCAAAACCAATGGTAACAGACCGTTCTTATTGAATGCAATGTCAAACTGTACAAGTCTTTGTTTATTGAACTTACGCGCATatcatgatgttgattatataAGTTGGAGATAACAAATGGCATAATTTGGACCTCCAGGAAAgcagcagtggcggagccaggaattaAATTTAGCTAAGGGTGTTTAAATTTTCTTCTCCTTGTATTAAGGgtgtgcaaaattaaatatatactaataATATCTAACATTTAACCTTAtgtacacctcaaaaaatttcggCGAAGGGTGTGCACCTGGCCACCCTTCGCTAAAGGTGGCTCCGCTTATGGAAAGCAGGGGAAAAAGCAAAGATGACTAAAACTTTTCCAAtaaaagaaagtaaaatatgtGTATGAGTTAAATATACCTCAGgtgttttttgatttttttttattttttttttatttttttgtggaAGTTTAAATTTGAAGCATATTTTAGCCTGCGAATTCATATGTTTATTATAACCAGTCGCTAGTTTATTCATGTTCTTATTCACTGTTGACTGTTTCCTTCTGTTTCGGCAGTATTTTGGGCCTTCATTTGTCCACTTTGCAAGCAACAGATCAACAGATCCACCACCATATATTGATCCTTATGTACTACTCGAAGAAGAGAGGATATCACAGACAGCTCCACGTCTAAATTGAGTAACTGCTTGTTTCATGAAGTTAGACTGCTCAAATGTCTTAAAAGGTTTCCATTGCTTATCCTCAGTATATTTGCCTTCTTATTTTCTGGTTCGACATTGCCATGATAGCTAGAAGATACTTTTGTTGACTGAGAAATCTTATTTCTACGACTGTAAAATTTGTAAAAATGTACAAGAGATAAGATTTCCCGTTCTGAAGCCTATACTGTATATTCTGGTATATTTATCCTAATATTACAATTTCAGATCTCTCATTGTCTGAGAGGATACTCTCATTTTATCCAGATGCTTCAATGATATTGGTGATTCTGTGTATTTGATGGAACTTGAAATCGTAATGTCACGGTTGTAGTATATTTTTGTCCACcagcaagtgacagagaagtacAAGCAAATGAGCATTTAAATGATATTTAAGTTTGGAAAATCTAAAATCAACTCAAGCTGTTCAAAAGAGTCCTTGAATGATATTTCTTTCATCCTAATTGCACGATTAGGACTAAGAGTAAAATGTATGAATAGATCATTACCCATACCTATGCATGCATAGTTGTGTGTGCGCGCAATAAAGCATAAAATTCATATCATGGATCTAAGTGAAACCTACAGCAACTTTTCTTGATAAGAAATAACTGTATGAAAACTATAGAAATTCTGTAACACCGAAGCTAGGAAATCAGTCTTAAAGATAGTACAAAAACTTATGCCTAATTGCCTATAGCAATTTTACAATACCAAATCTAGGAAATCAGTCTTGCAAGATAGTAGAAATGTTTATGCCTTTTGATTAGTAAAGGCAAACCACTCTGTGTGTTACTAAAAGAAAAGGAAGGTTGGAGGGGGTAGGGGGTGTAGTCTTTGTCTTCCTTGCTTATTCTATACACTTAAACCACAGGAACCTCAAGACTCGGATTTGAAGGGGTGGAATTCCTGGAGAGACTTGATAAGGCCTCGAACAGATCCAGCAGCAGCAAGAAGTGAGATAATCAAGCAAACAAAACTCAATATCTTCAACCAAATCCAGGTAAATGAATATTTAGGAATCCTGGCTTGTGCAATGTACATCTGAATGGGGAAATAGACAGTGAGTGGCCAAAATGAGGCTGCTCCCAGAAGACCGACGAAATCGTTGAAGAATGGGAATAACATGGCTAATATGGTTGTGAATACTACATATGCAGTTCTCCACACTAGCCTGTAAAAACTGAAATTGAAAAACCCCAAGGGTGAAAGGTTAATCATGTATTCTCTTGTTATAAATTTACTTTCTGGCCATTTCTTTTTGCTCCAACCCTCTACAAATCCAAATATTGGTTGACAGAACACCTGCAAACATAATATCAAACTCAGCTTTGCCATTGGGATTTAAGCTGATCCTTTACGTGAAACACTAAGGGGTTGTATGGTTAGAGCGTAGATACTAGTTATGTAGAGTTTAGTTATTTATgtataagttattcatgtattagttctTCCATCTTCtatcctgcataaaataatacatatagtCCCTTATAACGTATACATATGTAAGTTATGCGAGATTCTAAATTGCTAACCAAACACTGTATTTGGAGTGTTGAATTTTATACATAGTAGAAAAATGCTACCAAATATAGTACAAGTTATACAggatttaatacatgaataaatcGCCTCCTAAATGACCCCTAAATGTGTGCACCCAAGGTTGTGACCTAGTGGTCAATGACGTTGGATGCAAAGAAACATAAAAGttaggtgatttctttccattAGCCTAAGCTTTAATGGATTGGTTTACGCAGTGATTGCGCTTTGAGGTAAAAGGTACCAGTGGAATAATAGATGCGTGCATAAGCTCCTCCAGACACCAACATTATTgaaaaagaaacataaagaaaCTACTAGTGGGCGTGTTTGTGATATTCGATGTTACCTGGTAAGCTCCAACAAGATGAACCACAATGCATACATTAGCAAGATCAACAAGCCAGAAAGGTTCATAGAAACCAAATCCAGTTAAAAAGTTTCCAGGCGCTTTGTTTCCAAATGCAGCATACCCTAGAAGTCCACAGAGCGTGTAAAATATTGTTGCCACAGAGGTACCTATAAAGGTAGCTTTCTTCATGGACTTATTCTCTGGTGGATGTGATTTCAGAGTGTCCTGTTAAATttcagttgaaaaaaaaaaacgtatttAGTGGACTGGAAAAGTTTAACAGACTGAAAAAAAGTGGTTGTTAAAAGAAAGGTGATTTGCCTGAATTTCAATAAGAACAGTAGAAAAAGCATAGGCAAAGGCAATATCTCCAAGAGCAGAGAAGGTGTTCC
The sequence above is a segment of the Lycium barbarum isolate Lr01 chromosome 6, ASM1917538v2, whole genome shotgun sequence genome. Coding sequences within it:
- the LOC132598913 gene encoding pyruvate kinase isozyme A, chloroplastic-like, producing MAVVGDLALMGTKISTPNKLISKLEKGVFGVPISSSQRFSFSPARNLEVNKSRTAIRAVLQVEKIQSSSELKGSLKEGSLLGFDVVSEKELKENGFLGLRKTKLVCTIGPACSSLDELEKLAMAGMNVARLNMCHNSREWHQDVIRKIKKLNQEKGYSVSVMIDTEGNQIQIVDHGSSSSVKAEEDSIWYFTTEKFEGSRPFTIQANYEGFSEGVNPGDEIVIDGGMATFEVIERVGNDLRCQCTDPGILLPRAKLSFWRDGTLLGRDYDLPTLSTKDWSDIVFGISEDIDFIAVSFVKDADAIKHLRDYLATKSSKAIKVLAKIESLESLRRLEEIVEASDGIMIARGDLGVEIPLEQIPSVQEEITYVCRQLNKPVIVASQLLESMVEYPTPTRAEVADISEAVRQYADALMLSGESAIGSYGMKALSVLRTTSTRMEQSCREENRQTLLHQCAFGVSLPDQIAEQICNCAVEMADNLGVDAIFVYTRQGKMASLLSRNRPNPPIFAFTNDNSTRMALNLQWGVTPLLTDLSDDMEGNVKKTVELIKAKGMIKKDDAILVVSDIIPISAARTIFQSIQVMTIT
- the LOC132598915 gene encoding uncharacterized protein LOC132598915, which produces MASLQLLKSPLISFSQSKSSSFSTMVGRRRILGVRFQRKNPILKTFVDTKFRVSCRLQDSDNQSNGEEPPESLFMKELRRRGMTPTSLLEETNTNIKEDEKTNTREEDGGFYRRNALSTDSGRNLTNQREQSMALNSEGLEGLIPRAKLLLTLGGTFFLAFWPLILVTIAAFAACYLYFGPSFVHFASNRSTDPPPYIDPYVLLEEERISQTAPRLN
- the LOC132598914 gene encoding amino acid permease 6-like, translated to MERSFNVSMDGGIDESSKFDDDGRLKRTGTVLTTSAHIITAVIGSGVLSLAWATAQLGWIAGPVALVAFSLITWFNSLLLADCYRAPDGSRNYTYMDAVRAHLGGMKVQLCGLAQYSNLFGVTIGYAITTSISMVAIKRSNCFHKHGHEAGCHESNNPFIIIFGIMQIILCQIPNFHKLSFLSLIAAVMSFAYSFIGLGLSIAKIAKDGVHANTSLTGTVIGKDVTATDKMWNTFSALGDIAFAYAFSTVLIEIQDTLKSHPPENKSMKKATFIGTSVATIFYTLCGLLGYAAFGNKAPGNFLTGFGFYEPFWLVDLANVCIVVHLVGAYQVFCQPIFGFVEGWSKKKWPESKFITREYMINLSPLGFFNFSFYRLVWRTAYVVFTTILAMLFPFFNDFVGLLGAASFWPLTVYFPIQMYIAQARIPKYSFTWIWLKILSFVCLIISLLAAAGSVRGLIKSLQEFHPFKSES